The Clostridia bacterium DNA segment GGTGTCAGAAGCCGCGTGTATAACGCGGCTTTCTTTTTGCCTTTTGTCGCCTTTAATTCCCGCCTAGAAGGATGTATAATGTTTTATGGCATGGAGGGGATTATGGATAAGTTAAGAAATCTATATTATAAAAGAAGAAGTTGCAGGAGTTTTAAAGAGGACAAGGTATCTGATGAAAAAATTCAGTTAATCCTTGAGGCAGCCTTGTTGGCACCGGCAGGAAGAAACAGAAAGCCATGTCACTTTTTGGTTGTGGATGATAAAGAGACTTTGCTTAAACTATCGGTTGCAAAACTTCATGGCTCACAGTTGGTTGAAGGAGCATCTCATGCTATTGTAGTCATGGGAGATAAGACCATAACAGATACTTGGGTTGAAGATGCCTCTATAGCAACGACCTTTATTCAACTGATGGCTGAAGAAATAGGATTGGGCTCTTGTTGGATACAAATTCGTAACCGTTATTATGATAAAGAGGAGACAATTCTTTCCAATGATTATCTAAAGAAACTATTAGATATTTCTGATAATTTTGAAGTTTTATCCATGGTAGCTTTGGGCTATAAGAAAGAAGAAACAATTGGGCGTTCTAAAGACACATTAGATTGGACGCAGATTACTCATTGGAGTTCTTTATAAGGAGGATATCATGAACTATAGCGCGGATAGACTGGTAGGAGAACATATATCAGCTGTAGCTGCTAAAATGTGTACAGCTGCCCGTACTGCACCAAAAGCAAAAGGGTTTGACGGGATTGAGACATTTTTTTTGACAGGAGAAGATCGTTTTGCGTTAGCTGACGAGATTGAAAAAATTGGCACAGAAAATGATAAGGACTTCTTTCTAAGAGATGCTGAATGCATACGCAATTCAGGTGGTGTTGTACTTATTGGTGCCAAAACTGGTGCTCGTGGAATTGTACCTTGTGGCTTGTGCAGTTTCGACAATTGCCAAGGTATGCTTGAGGCACAAGGGCGTTGTGCATTGGCCATAACGGATTTGGGCATTGCAGTAGGTTCAGCAATATCGGTGGCTTCAGACGAGCGTATGGATAACCGCGTTTTTTATACTGCAGGAATAGCTGCCTTGCGGTTAGGGCTTTTTAGTGAAAAGATTACGATTGCCTATGGAATTCCTTTGTCTGTTTCCAGTAAGAATATATTTTTTGACAGATAAGGCACAGGCCTTGTTATTTTAAGGAGTAGTTGAGTGGACGATAAGTTTCAATGGTCAGGTTTAATATTGATAGTGTTGGTAGTCGCCTTTGTGTTGCGATTTTCGTTGCAGTATGCCCAAAATTCTTTGAACGCAGAAGAATGGGAGGAGTTTGAACTGTACGAAATTAGTGAGACGACAGGTAACGAAGAACTAGATGGACGGTTGAATTTTTTCAATAGTGTTACAGGTATCGTTCGTGACTCCTTTCCGTACGTAAATATTAAAGAATCTCGTTTTGGCTATAAATGGCAGGAAATCACAGATTATTATAGTTCTATCGTGACGAATGAATCACTTCCTGAGCAGGCTTATCTATATACTATTTCTGAGATGCTTAGCTTGCTAGATGACCCTGGCACGAGACTGTCTGACCGCATATTGGAAGGCGTGGAGCGGAATCTGTTGATGAATGTGACTTTGCAAGATGATCAATTAATCCTTAAAAATTATCATGAGATATATAGAGAAAATGAGGATTATATGCAGTATCTTGAACCGGGAGACGTTCTATTGAAGGTCGACGACCGCAATGCCTTAGGTCTTTATAATGCCCTTCTTGAAGACAGTATCTTTGGTCTCTTTCCTGAGACGCAGGATATTTTTATGGAACGCTATTTCAGAACCTACTACCACCAGTATCTTGAGAAGATAAATCCTCAATTTTGTAAGTTGGATTTTCGAAAGGATGATGGTACAGAGTATACGGTGCTATTGGAATGGCAAGATGCAATAAACATAACTGGCGTAAATGGAGTGGTGACTTCTAGTTCCAATAGTTCAGTTGCGTATGGGGAGTATCTAGAGGACGGTAATTTAGGATATATTCGTTTAAACAGTCTCTATATGGAAAACCTGCCACTTTTTCAAAGCGAAATGGCCCGGATGCAGAATACTTCGGGACTGATTGTAGACCTGAGGGGTGCTGATAAATCCATAGACTACATTACCTTTGAAAAGGCAATACTAGGTTATTTTACTGCTTCGGAGCAGACCATTTTTTATGAAAAGACTAGATATTCACCAATATTACTGCGCTTTAGTGATTTTGAATATGAACCGATTGACCGTGCTTACTATCCTGCTTTAAGTGTTACGGTGCTACCGGCTTCAGGTTACTATGCAAAGCCCTTGGTGGTGCTGGTGGATGAAAATTATATGGAATCACCAGATGAGTTGATTGTAGGCTTAGTTAAACTTGCAGATGCCACACTGATTGGTCGTGGATTTGAGGTACATGCTCTCGGTAAGAATATCTCAGTCGACACACCATATTTGAATTATGGATTTAGGTTGTCTACATCGTATTTATATGACACTACGATGAAAAAGTTGGAAAATGAGCCCTTGGTCATGGATGTAGAAATCCCATATTCAAGTCAAGAGGCGAATGGTTCACTCGACCCTATTTTACGTGCAGGAATCGAGTGGTTTGAGGAGGATTAATGTTTTTTCTGGGAATAATCGGAGTAATGGATCATAAGGAGAGAATAAGGACAATTCGTCTAAATCCCTGTCGAGTATGTGAGGCAGAGGAATCTGGCGTTTTATTCAAAGTCGAACGAATTTTTTCATTCTTCTTTTTTCCTCTATTCCGTTGGAATACGCGCTATGGCGTCCAATGCAAACGGTGCGGTTCATTGTACTGGATTAAAAAGGAAAAAGGGGAAAAATTGGAGCAGGGTGACGAAGATAGCATCGGCTATTGGGAAATGTTGGAAAACAACATGGTTCGCGGAGGTATCTGCCCCAACTGCCAAAAACGCATCATCCCAACATTTAATTATTGTCCACATTGTGGAAAGAAACTGAAATAGGAGTACTTCATGGAGAAATTAAACACACTGACGGTATATCGAAAACTTGTTACAGATAAATTAATACAAGATATGCAAGATGGTCTAAATGGTGATGAAAATGCCGTGTACAATGTATCAGCTCGTCTTTTGGAAATCGAGGGAGGTATTTCACCAAGCGAATATTTAGCGAGAAGACTTGTGCTAAGTAAGAACAGTTACACCTTGGCTTGTGAAAAAGAGCAAAGCTTTCCCCATTGGGAAATGTTGCTGCGAGATTTGAAATTAATCCAGGCATTTATAGTACGGGCGCTTAAAGAACTTCCTATAAGCGCCTCACTTCTTTGTCCGGCGACTACAAGATATGGTAAAGTGGAAAAAGAACTCTTGAATGGTACAACTGAATCGTTGGCACAAGCAATTCGGGAATATGTCGCCAAACACGGTACGGGTGTGCTGGGGTCTGCCAGTGCTTTCGTATACCAGGAAAAGCTAAGGCCCGTACAAAACATTGTCCAAGTATCCTTGGACGATTTGTTGGGTTTTGAAGAGGAAAAGCATATTCTTTGCATGAATACCGAAGCATTTTTAGAGGGCAAGAAGGCATTAAATGCTTTGCTCTATGGTGAACGAGGTACTGGGAAATCTTCGACCATAAAAGCCATTCTAAATCGTTACAAGGATGCAGGCCTTAAGATGATTGAAGTAGACAAAGAAAACCTAAAACACTTGAAATATTTACTGGAGCTATTGCGCAATCGAGGGGGAAAGTATATTCTTTTTCTTGATGATTTATCTTTTGAAAACTATGAAAACGATTATAAAAGTCTAAAAGCGTTGATGCAGGGTGAACTGGAGGAGAAAACAGATAACATTTTGGTTTACGCTACATCCAATCGAAGACATTTCATAAGAGAAGATTGGTCAGATCGAATGGATGAAATGGGTGAGATTCACAAGAGCGATTCCATGGAAGAAAAGCTATCGCTAGTGGATCGTTTTGGTATATTGCTTACCTTCCAGCGCTTGAATAAAAAAGAATATCTGGAAATGGTACGTTTTATGTCGAGTCGAAAAGGGCTGACTATCGAGGATGAAGAATTAATTCGTGAAGCCTTGCAATGGGAGATCTCAGGGCATGGTATGAGTGGCCGCTCAGCTGAGCAGCTGATGATTTCGTTACTGATGAGGGAGGAAAGAGCATGATAGAAAAAATCAACGTTGCACTTTGTCAAATGAAAACCGTTGCGGACAAAGAAGAGAACTTAAAGAGGGCGGAAGAAATGATCGTAGAGGCGGCAATACATGGCGCACAGATTGCGGTCTTACCCGAGATGTTCAATACTCCTTATGATATCCGAACCTTTGGTGGCTATGCTGAGGGTGAGGTGGGACCAACATGCCAAATGCTCTCGAGAGCAGCACAAGAAAATAATATTGTGGTCGTAGGCGGTAGTATCCCTGAACGGGACGAACAGTTTTTGTATAACACTTGTTTTGTCTATGATCAACAAGGTGAGAGGCTTGCAAAGTATAGAAAGAAATATTTATTTGATGTAGATATTCCCGAGGAGATTACTTTTCGTGAAAGTCGTGTCTTATCACATGGATCGAAATCAATCGTCTTTGAGGCATTTGGCCATAAATTTGGTTTAGCCATCTGCTTTGATATCCGTTTTCCAGAATACATCCAGAAGCTCAGTATGAAGGGGGCCGAAGCAATACTAATGCCTGCTAGCTTCAATACGATAACAGGACCAGCGCATTGGGAAATTTTGGGTAGAGCCAGGGCTGTGGACAATCAGTGTTATATGGTGATGGTGGCCACCAGTCCCGTAAAAGGAAATTCCTATCAGTCCCATGGACATTCAATGGTCGTGAGCCCTTGGGGAGAAATTTGTACTAGTGCTGATGTCGAAGAGGCTATGATTCTATGGACGTTGGACTTTAGAAAGGTAGCTAATATTCGTGAGCGCTTGCCCCTACTTACCATACGTGCGGAACGAAAAAAGGATAAAAACTAGAAACTCTACCAAATTAGTAGGATATAACTTGACAAGGGCTGGTAAGGTGGATATAATTTTTTTAAAAGATAGTAGTAAATGGCTTTGATAAAGAAAAGTAGTAAAGTGTAACGGTAAAGAGAGAGAACGGTTGGTGAGAAGTTCTTCCGCTAAGCTTTATGAAGTGCCCTTTTGAGCTGCATACCGAAATTGAGTAGGCTATGCCGGGATCTCCCGTTACAGAGATCGAGTATGTAAGTACTTTAAAATTCACGTTTAGAGTGGAATAGCGGATAACTCCGCCTCTATAAGAGGCGGAGTATTTTTATTTTGGAGGACGATATGAGAGTTGAAAATGCGATACAACTGATTGGAAACACCCCGGTAGTACGTTTGAGAAAAATGGTAGAAGACAATGGCCCAAAAATATATGTGAAGCTTGAAAAATTCAATTTGGGTGGTTCTGTAAAAGACCGGGCTGTACTGGGAATGCTTAGTCAAGCAAGGGAACAAGGAAAGATTAACGAAAAGAGTGTTATCGTGGAGGCAACCAGTGGTAACACAGGTATTGCTTTGGCTTTAACTGGAAATCTGCTTGGCTTTTCTGTAATCATCGTTATGCCGGAGACCATGAGCCGGGAACGACAAGATATAATTCGGAGCTATGGTGCGAAATTGGTGCTGACAGCTGGTCCTTTAGGAATGAAAGGGGCCATTGAAAAGGCACATGAATTGGTAAGTGAGAACGAGCATGCATTGTCATTAGACCAATTTGAAAATCCAGGAAATGTAAGAGCTCATGAAACGACAACAGCAAAAGAAATTTTGGAAGACGTACCAGAGCTAGATATGTTTATAGCTGGTATAGGTACGGGTGGAACCTTGACAGGAGTAGCGAAACAACTAAAAATCCATAAACCGGAGGTCGAGATTATTGGAGTTGAACCGTTGGCCTCTTCCGTACTTAAGGGAGAAAGTCCTGGGCCTCATAAAATTCAAGGCATTGGTGCTGGATTTGTTCCTGAAATTCTAGAAAGAGATCTGATTGATGAGCTCGTTAGCATAAGTGATGATGTAGCTTATGAAGTTACAAGAAGGCTAGCTGCTGAAGAAGGATTATTTTTGGGAATTTCCTCTGGAGCTGCTGTAGCCGCTGCTCTAATCAAGGCCAAGACTCTTCCAGAAACAAAGACCATTGTGGTTATTGCACCTGATGGTGGAGAAAAATATATTTCAACCAAAGTGTTTGGAGGTAACTAAGATGTTTAAGAATTTGAAAAATTATTTGGATAATATTAAGAAGAAGGACCCAGCAGCCAAGAGCTATTTGGAAATTGTCCTACTTTATCCCACCGTTTTATCGACCTTGAATCACAGGATTGCTCACTTTCTGTTTAGCAAGAAACTGTATTTCCTAGCCCGGTTGATTAGTCAGGTATCCCGTTGGCTTACTGGAATTGAAATACACCCAGGAGCTACCATTGGCAAAAACTTTTTCATTGACCATGGCATGGGAGTTGTTATAGGTGAAACTACAAGAATCGGTGACAACGTGACGCTTTATCAGGGTGTTACCTTAGGAGGTACTGGTAAGAATGAGGTTACTAGGCATCCTATCCTAGAAGATGGTGTCATTGTGGGGGCAGGTGCCAAAGTTTTAGGCAATATCCGAATCGCCTCTGGTAGTAAGATAGGGGCTGGTGCAATCGTAATTAAGGATACTTCAACCAACTCTACAGCAGTAGGTGAGCCAGCTAGGATTATTGATAAAAAACCAGCAAACGTGGTATCTATCTATAAAAACAAGGAAACGGAAACAAAGATTTACAATCAGATGAGCATATAGCAATCATAAGAACGGCTTGACTTTTGTGGTCAAAGCCGTTTTTCTAGGCTATAATGCTAGGAGTTAGAAACAATTTGTGAGGGAAATATGAACGAGAAACAAGCCTATCAAAAGATGACAAATGAGGTTATAGAAAACAACCGCAAAAAGGGGATAAGACCCAAATTATTGTTGCACTGCTGTTGTGCCCCTTGTGCAAGTGTGCCTTTGGTGGATTGGTCCAACGATTTTGATATCGCGGCCTACTATTATAATCCCAATATTTATCCTGAAAAAGAAGCTGTGGCCCGTGCTGAAGAGTTGAAACGCTTTGTAGCTAGTTATCCTTTCAATAATCGCCCCAAGGTAATCATTGCGGACTATACTCCAGAGGTTTATTTTGATATGGTACGAGGTCTTGAAAATGAACCGGAACGTGGACTGCGTTGTGAGGTTTGTTTTGAACTAAGATTTACGCAGACGGCCGAACTTGCCAAACAACTGCATTATGATTATTTCACAACAACCTTGTCTATTAGCCCTTATAAGAATGCAAGTTTACTTCACCAGCTAGGGCTAAACATTCAGGAACGTATTGGTGTACAGTATCTGCCCTGTGATTTGAAGAAGAATAATGGTATGAAACGTTCCGTTGAATTATCTAAGGAGTATGCCTTGTACCGCCAAGATTATTGCGGCTGTGTTTACTCTAAAAATGAGATGTTAGAGCGGAAGAAAAGAATGAAAATTGAAGAGGGAAAAAATGAAAAAACTGATATTGTTTGATTTAGATGGAACTTTGGTGGAAACTGGACCGGGAATACTCGATTCTCTTAAGAAGACTTTTAGAGAAACGAAGAGGGCTGTGCCAGAAGATAAGGTACTAGAGCGTTTCATCGGACCAAGGTTGGAATATAGTTTTCAAACTTACGCTGATATTCCTGAAGAAGAGATCGATCTTATGCTGAAGGTTTTTCGGAAATTCTATAATAAAGAGGGAATCTTTATGGGTAAGCCCTATCCCGGAATGGTTGAAACGCTTCAGAAACTAAGCGAGGATTGTGTTTTGGCGGTTGCTTCAGCCAAACCGCAAAAAAACGTAACGATTGTACTGGACCATTTCGGTCTAACGAAATATTTTCAGACCTTGGTGGGTTCAGATGT contains these protein-coding regions:
- a CDS encoding HAD hydrolase-like protein, which translates into the protein MKKLILFDLDGTLVETGPGILDSLKKTFRETKRAVPEDKVLERFIGPRLEYSFQTYADIPEEEIDLMLKVFRKFYNKEGIFMGKPYPGMVETLQKLSEDCVLAVASAKPQKNVTIVLDHFGLTKYFQTLVGSDVRLNRIHKNEIITEVMKNHPDIVQEEMWMVGDRIYDIQGAKNLGIDSIAALYGYGLDEEFIEATHCIATPVELISLLAKENEKGYGING
- a CDS encoding zinc-ribbon domain-containing protein gives rise to the protein MFFLGIIGVMDHKERIRTIRLNPCRVCEAEESGVLFKVERIFSFFFFPLFRWNTRYGVQCKRCGSLYWIKKEKGEKLEQGDEDSIGYWEMLENNMVRGGICPNCQKRIIPTFNYCPHCGKKLK
- a CDS encoding carbon-nitrogen hydrolase family protein; this translates as MIEKINVALCQMKTVADKEENLKRAEEMIVEAAIHGAQIAVLPEMFNTPYDIRTFGGYAEGEVGPTCQMLSRAAQENNIVVVGGSIPERDEQFLYNTCFVYDQQGERLAKYRKKYLFDVDIPEEITFRESRVLSHGSKSIVFEAFGHKFGLAICFDIRFPEYIQKLSMKGAEAILMPASFNTITGPAHWEILGRARAVDNQCYMVMVATSPVKGNSYQSHGHSMVVSPWGEICTSADVEEAMILWTLDFRKVANIRERLPLLTIRAERKKDKN
- the cysE gene encoding serine O-acetyltransferase, whose translation is MFKNLKNYLDNIKKKDPAAKSYLEIVLLYPTVLSTLNHRIAHFLFSKKLYFLARLISQVSRWLTGIEIHPGATIGKNFFIDHGMGVVIGETTRIGDNVTLYQGVTLGGTGKNEVTRHPILEDGVIVGAGAKVLGNIRIASGSKIGAGAIVIKDTSTNSTAVGEPARIIDKKPANVVSIYKNKETETKIYNQMSI
- a CDS encoding epoxyqueuosine reductase QueH, which translates into the protein MNEKQAYQKMTNEVIENNRKKGIRPKLLLHCCCAPCASVPLVDWSNDFDIAAYYYNPNIYPEKEAVARAEELKRFVASYPFNNRPKVIIADYTPEVYFDMVRGLENEPERGLRCEVCFELRFTQTAELAKQLHYDYFTTTLSISPYKNASLLHQLGLNIQERIGVQYLPCDLKKNNGMKRSVELSKEYALYRQDYCGCVYSKNEMLERKKRMKIEEGKNEKTDIV
- the cysK gene encoding cysteine synthase A; this translates as MRVENAIQLIGNTPVVRLRKMVEDNGPKIYVKLEKFNLGGSVKDRAVLGMLSQAREQGKINEKSVIVEATSGNTGIALALTGNLLGFSVIIVMPETMSRERQDIIRSYGAKLVLTAGPLGMKGAIEKAHELVSENEHALSLDQFENPGNVRAHETTTAKEILEDVPELDMFIAGIGTGGTLTGVAKQLKIHKPEVEIIGVEPLASSVLKGESPGPHKIQGIGAGFVPEILERDLIDELVSISDDVAYEVTRRLAAEEGLFLGISSGAAVAAALIKAKTLPETKTIVVIAPDGGEKYISTKVFGGN
- a CDS encoding nitroreductase family protein; the encoded protein is MDKLRNLYYKRRSCRSFKEDKVSDEKIQLILEAALLAPAGRNRKPCHFLVVDDKETLLKLSVAKLHGSQLVEGASHAIVVMGDKTITDTWVEDASIATTFIQLMAEEIGLGSCWIQIRNRYYDKEETILSNDYLKKLLDISDNFEVLSMVALGYKKEETIGRSKDTLDWTQITHWSSL
- a CDS encoding ferredoxin yields the protein MNYSADRLVGEHISAVAAKMCTAARTAPKAKGFDGIETFFLTGEDRFALADEIEKIGTENDKDFFLRDAECIRNSGGVVLIGAKTGARGIVPCGLCSFDNCQGMLEAQGRCALAITDLGIAVGSAISVASDERMDNRVFYTAGIAALRLGLFSEKITIAYGIPLSVSSKNIFFDR
- a CDS encoding ATP-binding protein — translated: MEKLNTLTVYRKLVTDKLIQDMQDGLNGDENAVYNVSARLLEIEGGISPSEYLARRLVLSKNSYTLACEKEQSFPHWEMLLRDLKLIQAFIVRALKELPISASLLCPATTRYGKVEKELLNGTTESLAQAIREYVAKHGTGVLGSASAFVYQEKLRPVQNIVQVSLDDLLGFEEEKHILCMNTEAFLEGKKALNALLYGERGTGKSSTIKAILNRYKDAGLKMIEVDKENLKHLKYLLELLRNRGGKYILFLDDLSFENYENDYKSLKALMQGELEEKTDNILVYATSNRRHFIREDWSDRMDEMGEIHKSDSMEEKLSLVDRFGILLTFQRLNKKEYLEMVRFMSSRKGLTIEDEELIREALQWEISGHGMSGRSAEQLMISLLMREERA